One Osmerus mordax isolate fOsmMor3 chromosome 16, fOsmMor3.pri, whole genome shotgun sequence genomic window carries:
- the znf622 gene encoding cytoplasmic 60S subunit biogenesis factor ZNF622: MSSYTCISCRVAFSDGEVQRAHYKTDWHRYNLKRKVAEMPPVTAENFQERVLAQRAAAEQQVNGAAVSEGCATCNKKFSTANAYQNHLQSHKHQQAEKQALLVAQRKVQKMNEKNLEKGLGEDGKVDHNARNEALQQALKEQHRPSPAVAGKAPAAGQEEGAERPRAEKPEKPPRLQWFEEQAKKIEGEEGAEPKEEDWEDVDDDDMEEDEEEDEEETMEQEEGGGGTASAAPHPAPPPGAIPTTDCLFCPHHSHSLMKNMAHMTHVHSFFVPDLEYLIDLKGLIRYLGEKVGTGNVCLWCNEKGRSFYSTEAVQGHMTDKSHCKLFTDGDASLEFADFYDFRSSYPDQVGEEAEMEDKELPDDKNLEFDDDTLELTLPSGATIGHRSLMRYYKQRFGAPRAVVLAHNRHAVGRVLRQYKALGWGGDIGKPAFNQTQKDMQYVQRMKSKWMMKMGMNHNATKQHHFRCQVLF; encoded by the exons ATGTCCTCCTACACCTGCATCAGCTGCCGCGTGGCGTTTTCAGATGGTGAGGTGCAGCGTGCCCACTACAAAACAGACTGGCACCGCTACAACCTCAAACGCAAAGTGGCGGAAATGCCACCTGTCACCGCAGAGAACTTCCAGGAGCGTGTTTTGGCCCAACGGGCCGCCGCCGAACAGCAGGTGAACGGCGCAGCGGTTAGCGAAGGCTGTGCCACATGCAACAAGAAGTTCTCCACTGCTAACGCCTACCAGAACCATCTGCAGTCCCACAAGCACCAACAAGCGGAGAAGCAAGCTTTGCTAGTGGCTCAGAGGAAAGTGCAGAAAATGAACGAGAAGAACCTGGAGAAGGGGCTGGGAGAAGATGGGAAGGTGGACCACAATGCCAGGAACGAGGCTCTTCAGCAGGCCCTGAAGGAGCAGCACAGACCCAGTCCTGCCGTGGCTGGGAAGGCCCCGGCtgcgggacaggaggagggagcggaAAGGCCCCGGGCAGAGAAGCCAGAGAAACCACCCAGGCTGCAGTGGTTTGAGGAGCAGGCGAAGAAGatcgaaggagaggagggggctgaaCCAAAGGAAG AGGACTGGGAAGATGTGGATGACGACGacatggaggaggacgaggaggaggatgaagaggagacgatggagcaggaggaaggggggggcggcACGGCATCAGCAGCCCCCCACCCGGCCCCTCCCCCCGGGGCCATCCCGACCACAGACTGTCTGTTCTGTCCTCACCATTCCCACTCGCTCATGAAGAACATGGCGCACATGACCCACGTCCACAGCTTCTTCGTCCCTGATCTGGAGTACCTGATCGACCTCAAGGGACTCATTCGTTACCTGG GAGAGAAGGTTGGCACAGGtaacgtgtgtttgtggtgtaatGAGAAGGGGCGGTCGTTCTACTCCACGGAGGCGGTGCAGGGTCACATGACAGACAAAAGCCACTGTAAGCTCTTCACAGACGGAGACGCGTCGTTGGAGTTTGCAGACTTTTATGACTTCAG GAGTAGCTACCCAgaccaggtgggagaggaggctgagatGGAGGACAAAGAGCTACCAGACGATAAGAACCTAGAGTTTGATGACGATACCCTGGAGctcaccctcccctcag GTGCTACGATTGGCCACCGCTCGCTCATGCGGTACTACAAGCAGCGTTTCGGCGCCCCCAGGGCGGTGGTGCTGGCCCACAACAGGCACGCCGTGGGCAGGGTGCTCCGGCAGTACAAAGCCCTGGGCTGGGGCGGAGACATCG gAAAGCCTGCCTTCAATCAGACCCAGAAGGACATGCAGTATGTCCAGAGGATGAAGTCCAAATGGATGATGAAGATGGGGATGAACCACAACGCTACCAAACAGCACCACTTTAGGTGCCAGGTTCTGTTCTAG